One Succinivibrio dextrinosolvens DNA window includes the following coding sequences:
- a CDS encoding SH3 domain-containing protein, giving the protein MKISCRKTVRLISVIAGALFLSSCGLFDEKKVVSPEIVGDNSNDDHYVSDSVNQNTISAGKLLDDINSGIQNRLPYGYNLIRFPQKFSSVFVKQTVREQQSQAYSLSEAGAVNKAGPLKETSIKRMVQNCNIESLPDSMNSAFAVVTKKTPLLLMPSNDVWHKDKKTKDRNLLHIDFLSIGDPVAVLSVSADKRYYLVQTRYLRGWVPIVNLAFTRYLSWLKVVKPSDFAVVKSPVYTITLGTKDKKTYDYSMGDVILLDTSKSTFEKPVGLLPVNAGGILSYKNAELSPESVTVGYLDLTRKNILAQARKYKNLSRSEYSYLPELYSNSRIIARSYRSVGVYMPLDYSTMKRASPKTIDLVGMPYEQRISSFLQAKPGDLLFFDNDVALFYGTLPRYSKNIRDVIAYLYVDTVVNEIDYKKVEKKYDRIMVSDLRYQRPSGHTALSEVEFIGQFFTQDVKSSHSTGGGVTSTSKNQEEYDPLYIDELEVNK; this is encoded by the coding sequence ATGAAGATTTCCTGTAGAAAAACAGTCAGACTGATTAGCGTAATTGCCGGGGCTCTGTTTTTGTCATCATGTGGCTTATTTGATGAGAAAAAAGTTGTCAGTCCGGAAATTGTTGGAGATAACTCCAATGATGATCATTATGTTTCTGACTCTGTAAATCAGAATACCATCTCTGCGGGAAAGCTTTTGGATGATATCAATTCTGGAATACAGAACAGACTTCCTTATGGATATAACCTTATAAGGTTTCCTCAGAAATTCTCAAGTGTGTTCGTAAAACAGACTGTAAGAGAACAGCAGTCGCAGGCTTACAGCTTATCTGAGGCTGGGGCTGTAAACAAGGCTGGACCTCTTAAGGAAACTTCCATTAAAAGAATGGTGCAGAACTGTAATATAGAATCTCTTCCTGATTCTATGAATTCTGCCTTTGCTGTTGTAACCAAGAAAACTCCGCTGCTGCTTATGCCATCCAACGATGTCTGGCATAAGGATAAGAAAACTAAAGACAGAAATCTTCTTCATATTGATTTCCTGTCGATTGGTGATCCCGTTGCTGTTTTGTCTGTAAGTGCGGATAAGCGCTATTATCTGGTTCAGACCAGATACTTAAGGGGCTGGGTTCCAATTGTAAATCTTGCTTTTACTAGGTATTTAAGCTGGCTAAAAGTCGTTAAGCCTTCAGATTTTGCTGTGGTTAAGTCACCTGTTTACACAATTACACTAGGAACAAAGGATAAGAAAACCTATGATTATTCCATGGGGGATGTAATCCTGCTTGATACCTCCAAATCAACCTTTGAAAAGCCAGTTGGCCTTCTTCCGGTAAATGCTGGAGGAATATTATCCTATAAAAATGCAGAATTATCCCCTGAGAGTGTAACAGTTGGTTATCTGGACTTAACACGAAAGAATATTCTCGCTCAGGCTCGTAAGTATAAGAATCTATCCCGATCTGAATATTCGTATCTGCCAGAGCTTTATTCTAATTCACGCATTATTGCAAGGTCATATCGTTCTGTGGGCGTCTATATGCCTTTGGATTACAGCACCATGAAGAGGGCTTCTCCAAAAACAATTGATCTTGTAGGAATGCCTTATGAGCAGAGAATTAGTTCATTTTTACAGGCTAAACCAGGCGATCTGCTCTTCTTTGATAATGATGTTGCACTATTCTATGGAACTCTTCCTAGATACTCCAAAAATATCAGGGACGTTATAGCCTATTTGTATGTTGATACGGTTGTGAATGAGATTGACTATAAAAAGGTTGAGAAGAAATACGATAGAATTATGGTATCTGATTTGAGATATCAGAGACCTTCTGGGCATACAGCTCTCAGTGAGGTGGAGTTTATAGGTCAGTTCTTTACTCAAGATGTAAAATCATCTCATTCTACAGGCGGTGGAGTCACTTCTACCTCAAAGAATCAGGAAGAATACGATCCTCTGTATATCGATGAACTTGAGGTAAATAAGTAA
- a CDS encoding type VI secretion protein IcmF/TssM N-terminal domain-containing protein, producing MNEKEVTSQGADVGFIMAHPIWTVVIILGIIIFIFLMIRFVFFLNRKRQKTVEVASLKKDLMIWSRLSSFVRGGKETDKAKLELNNKLVTIDSLFKDCSTILKVNRKLYRHNLTWHLIVGEPNCGKSVLLEKSGLDYNPSFNEGKDKPPVKFYINSKEVVVDVSGKVFFDNWAGGSSAEWNYICSKIRKANRRKPLESIVVTISAESLIADNKELTLKKAHLIVNELLHLAFVLRMNLPCYVVITKLDTVLGFREYFSVANDSITNQIVGYQPKVEDGFFHSDDFNISFDKLVQRLKAGAVNQLMRPDVVDLTNKNESRMPLTGNIYLFADGVSELKDNLSLYLETIFGSNSLRGRAILPFKGVFLTSAEDKGYCLSNRFAQLQNSTVDDAPIVDNNKLSSAFFIKKLLSLKVFGEKKDAIFTKRELFIRNLPFYSCCGGLILISLIYWYGTLFKAGEFEKKLEDGTFYYQKLAKDIESGAVDSAQLFSVNDNGKVIRNFDIPMPNSNSISRLNFFSQAQKRLIRPVDAPWQFFPQSMVHFDWSNDSIYGDNYFIYDYIQTKMAFFPVVDIVEYNMIKYGHEPYDEHKTDALFNLMDISFFNLYHKNVYRNDAYSSSIMKSFIKWILPSFTEVQSSQFEYFIPEYDYSNNTTNSAIVLDENYSIACKAGIEGLVSNWRNLGNYSRHNFIQLNSYINAANDMLNSYEELEEIANQDYKEMEYEHVKSMVYRARAAASMYLTKSPVIDELMKYATVDTSSSIKSTLIEQTEKVIGEKGKTDAKSEVNPFSSRLSSAYSSYKSLLDRDFGQLKNFEKKLHILDDNAGGQTVHFGGVDFSSFDTVKHQALTLIDYKNEEMKKSLIKINQSQLFTRDKKTKTQKKNDTDKSSENDINQYNYNLLRQIIQLSKLSVVSGKMEQWTLDELDKNTTILDSEYERNIENLTSILDDHQGNELVNHWITNAKRLLAADYSLQYVDIIKQLQNLYPYDESEYKILSNLSVIIAKDEVNRSEELNIKYQSAREVLGDFKIRDEYNPQVFFRYFEPLVFIKKAMESKSKEFVFAKRVLASSSRLKKILNAFATYSSSYMKYWYHLPDTVHMTANSYAEFYDISSDLKAYMVNNELQRLYTDSYEIISKIDPIMLNKSDVELRNNFLTQLDSRRKFIDLDFIDICNETLTEWSLLSGDATYANNLVMQMSQKEINEKLLNLSKPPKGNAYIPWWSDFTKLGVKLLKRDASHEASLSLMQFQSELKVFPIVKDADPQERILSKNDIKSLLVIFKSFGLSDTSSEKASDPLAAFAKQNDVLKKNDDLKSPLIFSPETNRQADFKSWASSISNILGILSGSGKNMQFKIGLVDASDQSRLLTAQNINSELAIARYRYFDITVGDGKTTQKLPAFVNGNKNIAISSAPIDNSEIVFRFYRFSDSADPDCQVVIDGGYPALQLYLDERGEYNEDTKSTFVPIEIVPDEGDPSVFFVSLGIVGKLPTPEEWPGSDNWPAADSFANY from the coding sequence ATGAACGAAAAAGAAGTTACCTCTCAGGGTGCGGATGTCGGTTTTATAATGGCTCACCCAATATGGACAGTAGTGATCATTCTGGGAATTATTATTTTTATATTCCTAATGATCAGATTTGTTTTCTTCCTTAACAGAAAACGTCAGAAAACTGTTGAAGTTGCTTCTCTGAAAAAAGACCTGATGATCTGGTCAAGACTGTCTTCTTTTGTTCGTGGCGGAAAAGAGACCGATAAGGCAAAGCTTGAGCTGAATAACAAGCTGGTTACAATTGACAGTCTATTTAAGGACTGTTCTACCATTCTCAAGGTCAATCGCAAGCTGTACCGTCATAATCTGACCTGGCATCTTATTGTAGGTGAACCAAACTGTGGTAAATCTGTTCTTCTTGAGAAATCCGGTCTGGATTACAATCCTTCCTTTAATGAAGGAAAGGATAAGCCTCCAGTAAAGTTCTATATCAATTCAAAAGAAGTTGTTGTCGATGTTTCTGGAAAGGTCTTTTTTGATAACTGGGCAGGTGGCTCAAGTGCAGAATGGAACTACATCTGTAGCAAGATAAGAAAGGCCAACAGGAGAAAACCTCTTGAATCGATCGTTGTTACGATCTCTGCTGAATCCCTGATAGCAGACAATAAGGAACTAACCTTGAAGAAGGCTCATCTGATTGTGAATGAACTTCTGCATCTGGCTTTTGTTCTTCGAATGAATCTGCCATGTTATGTGGTTATTACAAAACTTGATACAGTCTTAGGCTTCCGTGAGTATTTCAGTGTGGCCAATGATTCTATCACTAATCAGATTGTGGGGTATCAGCCAAAGGTTGAAGACGGTTTCTTCCACTCTGACGATTTTAATATCAGCTTTGATAAGTTAGTTCAAAGACTTAAGGCTGGCGCGGTAAATCAGCTGATGCGTCCGGATGTGGTTGATCTGACCAACAAAAATGAAAGCAGAATGCCTCTTACAGGAAATATCTACTTATTTGCTGATGGCGTTAGTGAGCTTAAAGACAATCTGTCTTTATATCTTGAAACTATTTTTGGTTCCAATTCACTTAGAGGTAGGGCTATTCTTCCTTTTAAAGGTGTTTTCCTTACCTCTGCAGAGGATAAGGGGTACTGTCTGAGTAACCGCTTTGCTCAGCTGCAGAATTCAACCGTGGATGATGCTCCAATAGTTGATAATAATAAGCTCAGTTCTGCATTTTTTATTAAAAAACTGTTATCTCTAAAGGTATTTGGTGAAAAGAAAGATGCTATTTTCACCAAACGTGAACTCTTTATCAGAAATCTTCCTTTCTATTCCTGCTGTGGCGGACTTATTCTGATTTCACTTATTTACTGGTACGGCACTCTGTTTAAGGCTGGTGAATTTGAAAAGAAACTAGAAGATGGAACTTTTTATTATCAGAAACTTGCTAAGGATATTGAATCTGGCGCTGTAGATTCTGCTCAGCTGTTTTCGGTCAACGATAATGGAAAAGTCATTAGGAATTTTGATATTCCGATGCCAAACTCAAACTCCATCTCCAGATTGAATTTCTTTTCACAGGCTCAAAAACGACTTATCAGACCTGTAGATGCACCATGGCAGTTTTTCCCTCAGTCAATGGTTCATTTTGACTGGAGTAATGACAGCATCTATGGTGACAATTACTTTATCTATGACTATATTCAGACTAAGATGGCATTTTTCCCGGTTGTCGATATAGTTGAGTATAATATGATTAAGTATGGCCATGAGCCATATGACGAGCATAAAACTGACGCTCTGTTCAATCTTATGGATATCTCTTTCTTTAATTTATACCACAAGAATGTCTATAGGAATGATGCCTACTCTTCCTCTATTATGAAATCCTTTATTAAATGGATTCTTCCTTCCTTTACAGAGGTACAGTCCTCACAGTTCGAGTATTTCATCCCCGAGTATGATTATTCAAATAATACGACCAATTCAGCGATTGTACTGGATGAGAACTATTCAATTGCATGTAAGGCTGGTATTGAAGGTTTGGTTTCCAACTGGAGAAATTTAGGAAATTATTCAAGGCATAATTTTATCCAGTTAAACTCTTACATTAATGCGGCAAATGACATGCTCAATTCTTATGAAGAGCTTGAAGAAATTGCAAATCAGGATTACAAGGAAATGGAGTATGAGCATGTAAAGAGCATGGTTTATCGTGCACGTGCCGCAGCCTCCATGTATTTGACAAAGAGCCCTGTTATTGATGAACTAATGAAGTATGCGACTGTTGATACCTCTTCATCTATCAAGAGTACTCTGATTGAACAGACAGAAAAAGTTATTGGTGAAAAAGGTAAAACGGATGCTAAGAGCGAAGTAAATCCGTTTTCATCCAGACTTTCATCTGCATACAGTTCATATAAGTCCTTGCTTGATAGAGATTTTGGTCAGCTTAAGAACTTTGAGAAGAAACTGCATATTCTAGATGATAATGCCGGAGGACAGACTGTCCATTTTGGAGGTGTCGATTTTTCAAGCTTTGATACTGTAAAACATCAGGCCTTAACTTTAATCGATTATAAGAATGAGGAAATGAAAAAATCTCTTATCAAGATTAATCAGTCCCAGCTGTTTACACGTGATAAGAAGACAAAGACTCAGAAAAAGAATGACACAGATAAATCTTCTGAAAATGACATTAATCAATACAACTATAATCTGTTAAGACAGATTATTCAGTTATCAAAATTATCTGTAGTATCAGGAAAAATGGAGCAGTGGACCTTAGATGAGCTTGATAAAAATACCACCATTCTTGATAGTGAATATGAGCGTAATATAGAGAATTTAACGTCTATTTTGGACGATCATCAGGGAAATGAGCTGGTAAATCACTGGATAACTAATGCCAAACGTCTTCTTGCTGCTGATTATTCGCTGCAGTATGTGGATATCATAAAGCAGCTTCAGAATCTGTATCCATATGATGAATCAGAATATAAGATTCTTTCTAATCTGTCAGTAATAATTGCCAAGGATGAGGTAAACCGCAGTGAGGAACTGAATATTAAGTACCAGTCTGCAAGAGAGGTCCTTGGAGACTTTAAGATTAGAGATGAATATAATCCACAGGTATTCTTCCGTTACTTTGAGCCACTTGTTTTCATCAAGAAAGCTATGGAATCAAAGTCTAAGGAATTCGTATTTGCCAAACGTGTTCTTGCCTCTTCTTCAAGACTTAAGAAGATTCTGAATGCTTTTGCAACTTATTCTTCAAGCTATATGAAATACTGGTATCACCTACCTGATACTGTTCATATGACAGCCAACAGCTATGCTGAATTCTATGATATAAGTTCAGATCTTAAAGCTTATATGGTGAATAATGAGCTTCAGCGTCTTTATACAGACAGCTATGAGATTATCAGCAAGATAGATCCGATAATGCTGAATAAATCAGATGTTGAGCTCAGAAATAACTTTTTGACACAGCTTGACTCTCGTCGTAAATTTATCGATCTTGATTTTATTGATATCTGTAATGAAACTCTTACGGAGTGGAGCCTCCTGTCTGGCGATGCTACATATGCCAATAACCTGGTTATGCAGATGTCTCAGAAGGAGATCAATGAAAAACTTCTGAATCTGAGCAAACCTCCAAAGGGCAATGCTTATATCCCTTGGTGGTCAGATTTTACAAAACTTGGTGTTAAGCTCTTAAAGCGAGATGCATCACACGAGGCCAGTCTCTCTCTGATGCAGTTCCAGTCTGAGTTAAAGGTATTCCCTATTGTAAAGGATGCAGATCCTCAGGAAAGAATACTGAGCAAGAACGATATCAAGAGTCTTCTGGTTATCTTTAAATCCTTTGGACTGTCAGATACTTCTTCAGAAAAGGCCTCAGATCCTCTTGCAGCCTTTGCCAAGCAAAATGATGTTTTAAAGAAAAATGATGATCTTAAGAGTCCTCTGATTTTCAGTCCTGAAACAAACAGACAGGCTGATTTCAAATCCTGGGCTTCAAGTATTTCCAATATCCTGGGTATCCTTTCTGGCAGTGGAAAGAATATGCAGTTTAAGATTGGTCTAGTTGACGCATCAGATCAGAGCCGTCTTCTGACAGCTCAGAACATCAACAGTGAGCTTGCAATTGCAAGATATCGTTATTTCGATATAACAGTAGGGGATGGAAAGACTACACAGAAACTTCCTGCATTTGTAAACGGAAATAAGAATATTGCAATTTCTTCTGCTCCTATTGATAACAGTGAGATTGTTTTCAGATTCTATCGCTTCTCAGATTCTGCCGATCCTGACTGTCAGGTGGTAATTGATGGCGGATATCCTGCTTTGCAGCTGTATCTTGATGAAAGGGGAGAGTATAACGAGGATACAAAATCAACCTTTGTTCCTATTGAGATTGTTCCTGATGAAGGTGATCCTAGTGTATTCTTCGTTTCTCTTGGAATTGTCGGAAAGCTTCCTACTCCTGAGGAATGGCCTGGTTCCGATAACTGGCCTGCAGCGGATAGTTTTGCCAATTACTAA
- a CDS encoding DotU family type IV/VI secretion system protein, with protein sequence MDQKIEYILNPIFKKICEYYSFKKSGYEVPKEFILSELKNELTNISHKCASYPILQQQYSQIEKPLIFFIDYSIKEGGFSFSDNYQEIARTFNEFSGDEKFFDLLSDCLRRSDDEAVAKLFYIMMGLGFDGSYKRNRADVLDIMKKCAEQVNLGPDFHKEKISPDIIVEQDFEAVNPDKKDLFRQSKFWILLFGGLAFLSFVINWISFASSISSYVDAVDRTTSAAMSKSSIKNTRLYQELNDSNSHEDGQDGQ encoded by the coding sequence ATGGATCAGAAAATTGAATATATTCTTAATCCTATTTTTAAAAAAATCTGCGAATACTATTCTTTTAAAAAAAGCGGATATGAGGTTCCTAAGGAATTTATTCTTTCAGAGTTAAAGAATGAACTGACTAACATTAGTCACAAATGTGCTTCATACCCTATTCTTCAGCAGCAGTATTCTCAGATTGAGAAGCCTCTAATATTCTTTATTGACTACTCCATAAAAGAAGGCGGCTTTAGCTTTTCAGATAATTATCAGGAAATAGCCAGAACTTTCAATGAATTCTCAGGAGATGAAAAATTCTTCGATCTGCTTTCTGATTGTTTAAGACGAAGTGATGACGAAGCAGTTGCAAAACTTTTCTACATTATGATGGGACTTGGTTTTGACGGTTCTTACAAGAGAAACCGAGCTGATGTTCTTGATATTATGAAGAAATGTGCTGAGCAGGTTAATCTTGGACCTGACTTTCATAAGGAAAAGATTTCTCCTGACATAATTGTTGAACAGGATTTTGAAGCGGTTAATCCTGATAAAAAAGATCTGTTCAGACAGTCAAAGTTTTGGATACTGCTATTTGGTGGCTTAGCCTTTCTTTCATTTGTAATTAACTGGATTAGCTTTGCTTCCTCAATCTCCTCATATGTAGATGCTGTTGACAGAACTACATCTGCGGCCATGAGTAAATCCAGTATTAAAAACACTAGACTGTATCAGGAACTTAATGACAGTAATTCTCATGAAGATGGTCAGGATGGACAGTAG
- the tssK gene encoding type VI secretion system baseplate subunit TssK — MRFEEQVHWSEGLFIQPQHLQQMQASLTSLARVQRKLFVPFDYGFYDLELDPEALTTRRVVIKRFSAVMPDGTEISMPGNCNVETLELTMENSGQTEVNVYLTVPIRSTIGANLVSENKSNGRYILKENLVVDENTGENEIPLISRNINAFLLTDVKNATDCSYIQLCKLRWVSINAGQPSLQIVNDYMPPFVSLSQDCPLLKIASELIFQLKAVKNSILDQFDTDIFDPNNLSGAKLLQLATLRIVTLYSNRFDSELVPGRISTYTLYLELLSLLSELESLTPSSMYKPIPIYDHDNLKPVIESLLKRIRDILLRGGVSSALAFEFFEKNSVLQLDDLDERIFEAKDLFLAVQFTGNLRDRVNDIEIGDNFRLIDKKSLSDRIRGVKLLEIRNPPQYLPNIAHTLWFKLDCDSSERIWKYIKEEKNMAIDCAGDLFPNLTATLYVGVDTH; from the coding sequence ATGAGATTTGAAGAACAGGTTCACTGGAGTGAGGGGCTATTCATTCAGCCTCAGCACCTGCAGCAGATGCAGGCAAGTTTGACTTCTCTTGCTAGAGTTCAGAGAAAGTTGTTCGTGCCATTTGATTATGGCTTTTACGATTTGGAATTAGATCCTGAAGCTCTTACAACCAGACGTGTTGTAATCAAACGGTTTTCAGCTGTAATGCCGGATGGAACTGAAATCAGTATGCCTGGTAACTGTAATGTTGAGACTTTAGAGCTGACTATGGAAAATTCAGGTCAGACCGAAGTTAATGTTTATCTGACTGTTCCTATTCGCTCTACCATTGGTGCTAATCTGGTGAGCGAAAATAAATCCAATGGGCGTTATATCTTAAAAGAGAATCTGGTTGTCGATGAGAACACCGGAGAGAATGAAATTCCTTTAATTTCAAGAAATATCAACGCCTTTTTGCTTACTGATGTAAAAAATGCAACAGACTGCTCTTATATTCAGCTTTGCAAATTACGCTGGGTATCAATTAACGCTGGACAGCCTTCACTTCAGATTGTAAATGACTACATGCCTCCTTTTGTGTCTCTAAGTCAGGACTGCCCTTTACTTAAAATAGCAAGTGAACTTATATTCCAGCTCAAGGCGGTAAAAAACAGTATTCTTGATCAGTTTGATACAGATATATTTGATCCAAATAATCTTTCAGGTGCAAAGCTTCTGCAGTTAGCTACATTAAGAATAGTAACTCTGTATTCAAACCGTTTTGATTCTGAGCTTGTTCCTGGTCGTATATCAACTTATACCCTGTATCTAGAGCTGCTGTCTCTGCTCTCAGAACTTGAATCTCTGACACCTAGCTCAATGTATAAGCCAATTCCTATTTATGATCATGATAATTTAAAACCAGTTATTGAGTCTCTTCTAAAGCGAATCCGAGATATTCTGCTGCGAGGCGGTGTCAGCTCTGCCTTGGCATTTGAATTCTTTGAAAAGAATTCTGTGCTGCAGCTTGATGATCTGGATGAGAGAATATTTGAGGCTAAGGATCTTTTCCTTGCAGTTCAGTTTACCGGCAATCTGCGTGATCGTGTAAATGATATTGAAATAGGAGATAACTTCCGTCTAATTGATAAGAAGTCGTTATCCGATCGTATCCGTGGAGTCAAGTTGCTTGAAATTCGTAATCCGCCACAGTATCTGCCTAATATAGCGCATACTCTCTGGTTTAAGCTTGACTGTGATAGCTCTGAGAGAATTTGGAAATATATTAAAGAAGAGAAGAATATGGCAATAGATTGTGCAGGTGATCTGTTCCCTAATTTAACAGCAACACTGTACGTGGGTGTTGATACACATTAA